In a genomic window of Pseudomonas oryzihabitans:
- a CDS encoding ABC transporter ATP-binding protein, whose product MSREIALELCDIRREFTLNRGLFRPPATLKAVDGISLRLHRGETLGLVGESGCGKSTLAKLLLGLLAPTSGDILVGGEHLRGVDRKRMARHIQPIFQDPYSSLNPRKTVRQIVALPLKVHGLGSAAEQQRRVAEMLDVVGLPRRAADSHPGQLSGGQRQRVAIARALVMRPDVLICDEPTSALDVSVQAQILNLLLELKREFGLTYLLISHNLAVVEHLADRVAVMYLGKIVEERERAALFAQPAHPYTRALLDAVLTPDPSLGLPALGLGNSFPNPINPPSGCAFHPRCPRCFAPCAERYPERENIPGGTKRCHLPEPA is encoded by the coding sequence ATGAGCCGCGAGATCGCCCTTGAACTCTGTGATATCCGCCGGGAATTCACCCTGAACCGTGGCCTGTTCCGGCCGCCGGCGACCCTCAAGGCGGTGGATGGCATCTCCCTGCGGCTCCACCGTGGCGAGACCCTCGGGCTGGTGGGAGAGTCGGGTTGCGGCAAGAGCACCCTGGCCAAGCTGCTGCTGGGCCTGCTGGCGCCCACCAGCGGCGACATTCTGGTAGGTGGCGAACACCTGCGCGGCGTGGATCGCAAGCGGATGGCGCGGCATATCCAGCCGATCTTCCAGGATCCCTATTCCTCGCTCAATCCGCGCAAGACGGTGCGCCAGATCGTGGCGCTGCCGCTCAAGGTGCATGGCCTGGGCTCGGCCGCCGAGCAGCAGCGCCGGGTCGCCGAGATGCTCGACGTGGTGGGCTTGCCCCGGCGCGCCGCCGACAGCCATCCCGGCCAGCTCAGTGGCGGGCAACGCCAGCGCGTGGCCATCGCCCGCGCCCTGGTGATGCGCCCCGACGTGCTGATCTGCGACGAACCCACCTCGGCGCTGGACGTCTCGGTGCAGGCGCAGATCCTCAACCTGCTGCTGGAACTCAAGCGTGAATTCGGCCTGACCTACCTGCTCATCAGCCACAACCTGGCCGTGGTGGAGCACCTGGCCGACCGGGTCGCCGTGATGTACCTCGGCAAGATCGTCGAGGAGCGCGAGCGGGCGGCGTTGTTCGCCCAACCGGCCCATCCCTATACACGGGCGTTGCTCGATGCGGTGCTCACGCCCGATCCGTCCCTGGGGCTGCCGGCCTTGGGGCTCGGCAACAGCTTTCCCAATCCCATCAATCCGCCCAGTGGCTGCGCCTTCCATCCGCGCTGTCCGCGCTGCTTCGCCCCCTGCGCCGAGCGCTATCCCGAGCGCGAAAACATCCCTGGCGGCACCAAGCGCTGCCATCTGCCGGAACCCGCCTGA
- a CDS encoding ABC transporter permease, translating to MTVANPFVLDDYLPPRPTFARQLRRWFGHRGFAIGAVLLLLIVLAALAAPWLAPHDPYAQDMMQRMHPPVWMAKGTWSHPLGTDKLGRDYLSRLLYGARISLFIGLAAALISGAIGTLLGVLAGYYGGKVDALVSYLVTTRLALPIVMVALASAALVGGSLKVVVILLGCLLWDRFAVVVRAAVQQIRDAEYVTAAQALGCSTWRVVVGEILPNLLGALIVVITLEMAHAILLEATLSFLGVGVQPPLPSWGLMIAEGKPYMFFSPWVIAIPGVALMLLVLAINLVGDGIRDLAAPDGRN from the coding sequence ATGACCGTCGCCAATCCCTTCGTCCTCGACGACTATCTACCGCCACGCCCGACCTTCGCTCGCCAACTGCGCCGCTGGTTCGGCCACCGCGGTTTCGCCATCGGCGCCGTGCTGCTCCTGCTCATCGTACTGGCCGCCCTGGCCGCGCCCTGGCTGGCCCCCCACGATCCCTATGCCCAGGACATGATGCAGCGGATGCACCCGCCGGTGTGGATGGCCAAGGGCACCTGGAGCCATCCGCTGGGCACCGACAAGCTCGGCCGCGACTACCTGTCCCGGCTGCTCTATGGCGCCCGTATCTCGCTGTTCATTGGCCTCGCCGCCGCGCTCATCTCCGGCGCCATCGGCACCCTGCTGGGGGTGCTGGCCGGCTACTACGGCGGCAAGGTGGATGCCCTGGTGAGCTACCTGGTGACCACCCGCCTGGCGCTGCCGATCGTGATGGTGGCCCTGGCCTCGGCCGCCCTGGTCGGTGGTTCGCTGAAGGTGGTGGTGATCCTGCTCGGCTGCCTGCTGTGGGATCGCTTCGCCGTGGTGGTCCGCGCCGCGGTGCAACAGATCCGCGATGCCGAATACGTCACCGCCGCCCAGGCGCTGGGCTGCTCCACCTGGCGGGTGGTGGTCGGCGAGATCCTGCCCAACCTGCTGGGCGCCCTGATCGTGGTGATCACCCTGGAGATGGCCCACGCCATCCTACTGGAAGCGACCCTGTCATTTCTCGGCGTAGGGGTACAGCCGCCGCTGCCGTCCTGGGGCCTGATGATCGCCGAGGGCAAACCCTACATGTTCTTTTCGCCCTGGGTGATCGCCATTCCCGGCGTCGCCCTGATGCTGCTGGTGCTGGCCATCAACCTGGTCGGCGATGGCATCCGCGACCTGGCCGCGCCTGACGGCCGCAACTAA
- a CDS encoding ABC transporter ATP-binding protein → MALLDVRDLRIDIPLGGDTLHAVRGLDLQVERGEMLCLVGESGCGKSLTSLALMDLLPRQARRQAARLSLGEHDLLTVGEKGMRDLRGNRLAMIFQEPMTALNPAYSIGDQLAEVLRRHRQLDRKSAWARAEAMLEKVGISNAGERLRQYPHQLSGGLRQRVVIAMALLCEPDLIIADEPTTALDVTIQAQILHLLRDLQREFGTAIVFITHDLGLVARIADRVAVMYAGQIVEQAPAAELFAEPRHPYTRGLLASIPVPGRTRPGQPLGAIPGLVPSLVGEQHGCAFRNRCPQAVATCAESVPLIEEGAHLIRCHFAVQDEPLRLMGGVR, encoded by the coding sequence ATGGCACTGCTCGACGTACGAGACCTGCGCATCGACATCCCCCTGGGTGGCGATACCCTGCATGCGGTCCGCGGGCTGGACCTGCAGGTGGAGCGGGGCGAGATGCTCTGCCTGGTGGGGGAATCCGGTTGCGGCAAGTCGCTCACCTCCCTGGCGCTGATGGACCTGCTGCCACGCCAGGCCCGGCGCCAGGCGGCGCGGCTGAGTCTGGGCGAGCACGATCTGCTGACGGTGGGCGAGAAGGGCATGCGCGACCTGCGCGGCAATCGCCTGGCGATGATCTTCCAGGAGCCCATGACCGCCCTCAATCCGGCCTACAGCATCGGTGACCAGCTCGCCGAGGTCCTGCGCCGGCATCGCCAGCTGGACCGCAAGAGCGCCTGGGCCCGCGCCGAGGCCATGCTGGAAAAGGTCGGCATCAGCAACGCCGGCGAACGCCTGCGGCAGTATCCGCACCAGCTCAGCGGCGGCCTGCGCCAGCGCGTGGTCATCGCCATGGCGCTGCTCTGCGAGCCGGACCTGATCATCGCCGACGAGCCCACCACGGCGCTGGACGTCACCATCCAGGCGCAGATCCTGCACCTGCTGCGCGACCTGCAGCGCGAATTCGGCACCGCCATCGTCTTCATCACCCACGATCTGGGCCTGGTGGCGCGCATCGCCGACCGGGTAGCGGTGATGTACGCCGGGCAGATCGTCGAGCAGGCGCCGGCCGCCGAGCTCTTCGCCGAACCGCGACATCCCTATACCCGCGGCCTGCTGGCGAGCATCCCGGTGCCCGGACGTACCCGGCCCGGGCAACCGCTGGGCGCCATCCCCGGTCTGGTGCCGAGCCTGGTGGGCGAGCAGCACGGCTGCGCCTTCCGCAATCGTTGCCCGCAGGCGGTGGCGACCTGTGCCGAGAGCGTGCCGCTGATAGAGGAGGGCGCGCACCTCATCCGCTGCCATTTCGCCGTGCAGGACGAGCCCCTGCGCCTGATGGGAGGTGTGCGATGA
- a CDS encoding Lrp/AsnC family transcriptional regulator, with translation MNEAVELTPVERKILRALQQDGRLSNAELARQVSLSPSACWNHTRKLFESGVITGVRAHVDPKAVQRETAVLVGVVLDRSTPDSFQAFEAAARALPQVLECYLVAGDVDYFIKLRVKDIAAFNRLHSERLIALPGVRQVRTFFVLNEIKTDGLLPI, from the coding sequence ATGAATGAAGCCGTTGAACTGACCCCCGTCGAACGCAAGATCCTACGGGCGCTGCAGCAGGATGGACGCCTGAGCAATGCCGAGTTGGCGCGCCAAGTTTCCCTGAGTCCGAGCGCCTGTTGGAACCACACGCGCAAGCTGTTCGAGAGCGGCGTCATCACCGGTGTCAGGGCGCATGTGGACCCCAAGGCAGTGCAGCGGGAAACCGCGGTGCTGGTGGGCGTGGTGCTGGATAGGTCGACGCCGGACTCCTTCCAGGCCTTCGAGGCAGCCGCGCGCGCCCTGCCCCAGGTCCTCGAGTGCTACCTGGTGGCCGGTGACGTCGATTACTTCATCAAGCTCAGGGTCAAGGACATCGCGGCCTTCAATCGCTTGCACAGCGAGCGGCTGATCGCCCTGCCCGGCGTGCGCCAGGTACGCACCTTTTTCGTGCTGAACGAGATCAAGACCGATGGGTTGTTGCCCATCTAG
- a CDS encoding 1-aminocyclopropane-1-carboxylate deaminase yields MSLDLEKRFPRVKLGYFPSPLHKLERMSKDLGVEIWAKRDDVSSGLAYGGNKVRKLEWLAADALAKGCDTLVSIGNIQSNHTRQVAAVAAALGLKCRLVQEEWTKWEDPVYDKVGNILLSRLMGAKTLLEGEGYSTAVKATWERALEEVRREGGKPYAIPAGASDHPLGGLGYAHFADELAAQEQDLGIFFDTVITATCTGSTQGGMVVGFRAQERERRLIGIDTAADAEMTRTAVTKIARNTAELIGLNKEIRDEDVIIDPRFCGPDYGLPDGPTVEAIRYTAQMEAMLTDPVYEGKSIAGLIAMARSGELPKGSRVLYVHLGGAPALNAYHNAFE; encoded by the coding sequence ATGTCCCTGGATCTCGAAAAACGTTTCCCCCGCGTCAAGCTCGGTTATTTCCCGTCGCCCCTGCACAAGCTCGAGCGCATGTCGAAAGACCTCGGTGTCGAAATCTGGGCCAAGCGCGATGACGTCTCGTCCGGCCTCGCCTATGGCGGTAACAAGGTGCGCAAGCTGGAATGGCTGGCCGCCGATGCCCTGGCCAAGGGCTGCGACACTCTGGTGTCCATCGGCAACATCCAGTCCAACCATACCCGCCAGGTCGCCGCCGTCGCCGCGGCGCTGGGTCTGAAGTGCCGCCTGGTCCAGGAAGAGTGGACCAAGTGGGAAGACCCGGTATACGACAAGGTCGGCAACATCCTGCTGTCCCGCCTCATGGGCGCCAAGACGCTGCTCGAAGGCGAGGGCTACTCCACCGCGGTGAAGGCCACCTGGGAACGTGCCCTGGAAGAGGTGCGCCGTGAAGGCGGCAAGCCCTACGCCATCCCCGCTGGCGCCTCGGACCATCCGCTGGGTGGCCTCGGCTACGCGCATTTCGCCGACGAGTTGGCCGCCCAGGAACAAGACCTCGGCATCTTCTTCGATACCGTGATCACGGCGACCTGCACCGGTTCCACCCAGGGTGGCATGGTGGTGGGCTTCCGCGCCCAGGAGCGTGAGCGCCGGCTGATCGGTATCGATACCGCCGCCGATGCCGAGATGACCCGCACCGCCGTCACCAAGATCGCCCGCAACACTGCCGAACTGATCGGCCTGAACAAGGAGATCCGCGACGAGGACGTGATCATCGATCCGCGCTTCTGCGGCCCGGACTATGGCTTGCCGGACGGCCCGACGGTCGAGGCCATCCGCTACACCGCGCAGATGGAAGCGATGCTGACCGACCCGGTCTATGAAGGGAAATCCATCGCTGGCCTGATCGCCATGGCCCGCAGCGGCGAACTGCCCAAGGGCAGCCGGGTGCTCTATGTGCACCTCGGCGGTGCGCCGGCGCTCAACGCCTACCACAACGCCTTCGAGTAA
- a CDS encoding ABC transporter permease, which translates to MSGYLLRRLGIALAVAFTVSLISFFLLHLSGDLATAIAGPEATAEQIEVVRHQYGLDKPLPTQYVEWVGDLAHLDLGQSFFFQESVRDLIATRLPITLTLGAIALAVALLLAIPLGVLAAVKRDTWVDRVALTLATFGQAMPSFWFALVLIVIFAVNLHWLPVSGNTSWKNFILPAIALGYYATPSLMRLTRAGMLDVLGADYIRTARAKGLSPARVLFKHALRNALIPVVALAAVEFGFMLGGSVVIEAVFSLQGIGQLAWDAIARNDFPVVQAIVLLIALIYIVLTLVADLLNAMLDPRIRVR; encoded by the coding sequence ATGTCCGGCTATCTCTTGCGTCGCCTGGGTATCGCCCTGGCCGTGGCCTTCACCGTTTCGCTGATCAGTTTCTTCCTGCTGCACCTGTCCGGTGACCTGGCCACCGCCATCGCCGGACCGGAAGCCACCGCCGAACAGATCGAGGTGGTGCGCCATCAATACGGGTTGGACAAGCCCCTGCCCACGCAGTACGTGGAGTGGGTGGGGGATCTGGCGCACCTGGACCTGGGGCAGTCGTTCTTCTTCCAGGAATCGGTGCGTGACCTCATCGCCACCCGGCTGCCCATCACCCTGACTCTGGGCGCCATCGCCCTGGCGGTGGCCTTGCTACTCGCCATCCCGCTCGGCGTGCTGGCGGCGGTCAAGCGCGACACCTGGGTCGACCGGGTGGCGCTGACCCTGGCCACCTTCGGCCAGGCGATGCCCAGTTTCTGGTTCGCCCTGGTGCTGATCGTCATCTTCGCCGTCAACCTGCACTGGCTGCCGGTCTCCGGCAACACCAGCTGGAAGAACTTCATCCTCCCGGCGATCGCCCTGGGCTACTACGCCACGCCCTCGCTGATGCGCCTGACCCGCGCCGGCATGCTCGACGTGCTGGGCGCCGACTACATCCGCACCGCCCGCGCCAAGGGCCTGAGCCCGGCGCGGGTCCTGTTCAAGCACGCCTTGCGCAATGCGCTGATCCCGGTGGTAGCCCTGGCCGCGGTGGAATTCGGCTTCATGCTGGGCGGCTCGGTGGTGATCGAGGCGGTGTTCTCCCTGCAGGGCATCGGCCAACTGGCCTGGGATGCCATCGCCCGCAACGACTTCCCGGTGGTGCAAGCCATCGTCCTCTTGATCGCGCTGATCTACATCGTGCTGACGCTGGTCGCCGATCTGCTCAACGCCATGCTCGATCCGCGCATCCGCGTGCGCTAG
- a CDS encoding M20 family metallopeptidase yields MTSRTHALELAAAHFDDGAFRDRLAAAVAQPTESQEPERQAELGRYLEDFIAPYVARLGFTSRRLDNPVAGKGPLLIAERIEDPALPTLLSYGHGDVVRGDAANWRPGLAPWTLVEEGERWYGRGTADNKGQHLLNLAALEQVIAARGGRLGYNVKLLLEMGEEIGSVGLRTFCQEQREALAADLFIASDGPRVSAQRPTLFLGARGTFNFDLHLDLRESGHHSGNWGGLLANPGIILAHALASLVDAHGQIRVPGLKPAELPLPVRRALADIELDSATGDPQIDPDWGEPGLTPAERVYGWNTFEVLAFTTGNPEAPVNAIPPRARAHCQIRFVAGCDCDSFIPLIEAHLAEQGFGAVRVTRTKDEILHASRLDPENPWVDWAMTSLTRTLGEKPALLPNFGGGLPNDIFADILDLPTLWVPHSYPACSQHAPNEHLLAPVARQGLQLMAGLFWDLGDRWSQR; encoded by the coding sequence ATGACCAGCCGTACCCACGCCCTCGAGCTTGCCGCCGCCCACTTCGACGACGGCGCCTTCCGTGACCGGCTCGCCGCCGCCGTCGCCCAGCCCACCGAAAGCCAGGAACCCGAGCGCCAGGCGGAGCTGGGACGTTACCTGGAGGATTTCATCGCCCCCTATGTCGCCCGCCTGGGCTTCACCAGCCGGCGCCTGGACAATCCCGTCGCCGGCAAGGGCCCCTTGCTGATCGCCGAGCGCATCGAGGACCCGGCGCTGCCGACCTTGCTCAGCTACGGCCACGGCGACGTGGTACGCGGCGACGCCGCCAACTGGCGGCCCGGCCTGGCACCCTGGACGCTGGTGGAGGAGGGCGAGCGCTGGTACGGCCGGGGGACCGCCGACAACAAGGGCCAGCACCTGCTCAACCTGGCGGCGCTGGAACAGGTCATCGCCGCCCGGGGCGGGCGCCTCGGCTACAACGTCAAGCTGCTGCTGGAGATGGGCGAGGAGATCGGCTCGGTGGGGCTGCGCACCTTCTGCCAGGAGCAGCGCGAAGCCCTGGCCGCCGACCTCTTCATCGCCTCCGATGGTCCCCGCGTGTCGGCGCAACGGCCGACGCTGTTCCTCGGCGCCCGCGGTACCTTCAACTTCGACCTGCACCTGGACCTGCGCGAGAGCGGCCATCACTCCGGCAACTGGGGCGGGCTGCTGGCCAACCCCGGCATCATCCTCGCCCATGCGCTGGCCAGCCTGGTCGATGCCCACGGGCAGATCCGCGTGCCGGGTCTCAAGCCAGCCGAATTGCCCCTGCCAGTAAGACGCGCCCTGGCCGACATCGAGCTCGATAGTGCCACGGGCGATCCGCAGATCGATCCGGACTGGGGCGAACCGGGGCTCACCCCGGCCGAGCGCGTCTACGGCTGGAACACATTCGAGGTGCTGGCCTTCACCACCGGCAACCCCGAGGCGCCGGTCAACGCCATTCCGCCCCGCGCCCGCGCCCACTGCCAGATCCGCTTCGTCGCCGGCTGCGATTGCGACTCCTTCATCCCGTTGATCGAGGCGCACCTGGCCGAACAGGGCTTTGGCGCCGTGCGCGTGACCCGCACCAAGGATGAAATCCTGCACGCCTCGCGCCTGGACCCGGAGAATCCCTGGGTCGACTGGGCCATGACCTCCCTGACCCGCACCCTGGGCGAGAAGCCGGCGCTGCTGCCCAATTTCGGTGGCGGCTTGCCCAACGACATCTTTGCCGACATCCTCGACCTGCCCACCCTGTGGGTACCCCATTCCTATCCCGCCTGCTCCCAGCACGCGCCCAACGAGCACCTCCTGGCCCCGGTGGCGCGGCAGGGGCTGCAATTGATGGCCGGGCTGTTCTGGGACCTGGGCGATCGCTGGAGTCAGCGCTAA
- a CDS encoding M20 family metallopeptidase, giving the protein MSLAKSAALEWLATQREPMTRLLQRLVDTDSNSYDKVGVDAVGAVLAAALAEDGIDVERTPIADFGDILAAQVGPASGASVLLLGHRDTVFPPGTVASRGFTRDEKQAYGPGVADMKGGLVASCFALRALKRAGQLPFPVRVLYTGDEEIGSGSARPHLEAAARGARAVLNCEPGRITGNVVKARKGGASLTIRVSGRAAHSGVNHADGASAIQALALKVIKLHALTDYGRGITTNVGLIEGGTSSNTVAPSATARLDVRFVALADWPELQARIAAIVAEEELPGTSASLTPTGLFLPMEEHLSTDLLALYQREARELGFAVEGEFTGGCADSGFTASLGIPTLCGLGPVGGKVHTDAEFLVLDTLVPRTQALVATILALAASA; this is encoded by the coding sequence ATGTCCCTCGCCAAGTCCGCTGCCCTGGAGTGGCTCGCCACCCAGCGCGAGCCCATGACCCGCCTGCTGCAACGCCTGGTCGATACCGATTCCAACAGTTACGACAAGGTCGGCGTCGATGCCGTCGGTGCGGTGCTCGCCGCGGCCCTGGCCGAGGATGGCATCGACGTCGAGCGCACACCGATCGCCGACTTCGGCGACATTCTCGCCGCCCAGGTAGGCCCCGCCAGCGGTGCCAGCGTGCTGCTGCTGGGGCACCGCGATACCGTCTTCCCGCCGGGTACGGTGGCCAGTCGCGGCTTCACCCGCGATGAAAAGCAGGCCTACGGACCGGGCGTCGCCGACATGAAGGGTGGTCTGGTGGCCAGCTGCTTCGCGCTACGCGCCCTCAAGCGCGCCGGCCAGTTGCCGTTCCCGGTCAGGGTGCTCTACACCGGTGACGAGGAAATCGGCTCCGGCAGCGCCCGCCCGCATCTGGAGGCAGCGGCGCGCGGGGCCCGTGCCGTGCTCAACTGCGAGCCCGGCCGCATCACCGGCAACGTGGTCAAGGCGCGCAAGGGCGGCGCCAGCCTCACCATCAGGGTAAGCGGGCGAGCGGCGCATTCCGGGGTCAACCACGCCGACGGCGCCAGCGCCATCCAGGCCCTGGCGCTCAAGGTCATCAAGCTGCACGCCCTGACCGACTACGGCCGTGGCATCACCACCAACGTCGGCCTGATCGAGGGCGGTACCTCCAGCAATACCGTCGCCCCTAGCGCCACCGCACGACTGGACGTGCGCTTCGTCGCCCTGGCCGACTGGCCCGAGCTGCAGGCCCGCATCGCGGCCATCGTCGCCGAGGAAGAGCTGCCGGGTACCAGCGCCAGCCTCACGCCCACCGGTCTGTTCCTGCCCATGGAAGAGCATCTGAGCACCGACCTGCTCGCGCTCTACCAGCGTGAAGCGCGCGAACTCGGTTTCGCGGTGGAGGGCGAATTCACCGGCGGCTGCGCCGACTCCGGCTTTACCGCCAGCCTGGGTATACCCACTCTTTGTGGCCTGGGCCCGGTGGGCGGCAAGGTCCACACCGATGCCGAATTCCTCGTGCTCGACACCCTGGTCCCGCGCACCCAAGCGCTGGTCGCCACCATCCTGGCCCTGGCCGCCTCTGCCTGA
- a CDS encoding ABC transporter substrate-binding protein codes for MGFKGFVCSFALFLVLAQGQAFASKANDTLVYASDTEPENVSPYHNDVREGVILAHLAWDDLVYRDPNTGKYLPMLATHWEQVDPLTIDFDIRKGVTFHNGDPLTADDVVFTFNYVTSPEGKVVTQQNVNWIKSAEKLGDYKVRLHLKQPFPAALEYLANALPIYPAKYFQQVGLAGFAQKPVGTGPYRIVSVTSGQGVKLARNPNYFKDSPQGQPRISHIEFRVIPDPETRMAELMTGGVDWIWRVAPDQAAQLKGIPNVTVESGASMRIGFLSMDAQGTSSPDSPFAKLQVRQAVNYAINRQAIASQLMGGGSQPLQVACYPGQFGCDAKAVTGYPYDPAKAKALLKAAGYPNGFSTELFAYRDRDVAEAIIGELRAVGIDAKLRYLKFAALRDQQRAGKVPMALLAWGSFSIADASASTGVYFKGNADDVAKDPQVIDWLKEADTSMDPEVRKADYRKALQRIAAQAYWAPLFNYSVNYAFNSDLAFQPYPDELPRFALAHWN; via the coding sequence ATGGGATTCAAAGGTTTCGTTTGTAGCTTCGCGCTTTTCCTCGTCCTGGCCCAGGGCCAGGCCTTCGCCAGCAAGGCCAACGACACCCTGGTCTACGCCTCCGATACCGAGCCCGAGAACGTCAGCCCCTATCACAACGATGTCCGCGAGGGCGTCATCCTGGCCCACCTGGCCTGGGACGACCTGGTTTATCGCGACCCCAATACCGGCAAGTACCTGCCGATGCTGGCCACCCACTGGGAGCAGGTCGATCCGCTGACCATCGATTTCGATATCCGCAAGGGCGTGACCTTCCACAACGGCGATCCCCTCACCGCCGACGACGTGGTCTTCACCTTCAACTACGTGACCTCGCCCGAGGGCAAGGTGGTCACCCAGCAGAACGTCAACTGGATCAAGAGCGCCGAGAAGCTGGGCGACTACAAGGTCCGCCTGCACCTCAAGCAACCCTTTCCCGCCGCTCTGGAATACCTGGCCAACGCCTTGCCCATCTATCCGGCCAAGTACTTCCAGCAGGTGGGCCTAGCCGGCTTCGCGCAAAAGCCGGTGGGTACCGGTCCCTACCGCATCGTCTCCGTCACCAGCGGGCAGGGCGTCAAGCTTGCGCGCAATCCCAACTACTTCAAGGACAGCCCCCAGGGTCAGCCGCGCATCAGCCATATCGAATTCCGCGTCATCCCCGATCCCGAGACGCGCATGGCCGAACTCATGACCGGCGGCGTCGACTGGATCTGGCGCGTGGCGCCGGACCAGGCCGCGCAGCTCAAGGGAATCCCCAATGTCACGGTGGAAAGCGGCGCCAGCATGCGCATCGGCTTCCTCAGCATGGATGCCCAGGGCACCTCTTCGCCGGATTCGCCCTTCGCCAAGTTGCAGGTGCGCCAGGCGGTCAACTACGCCATCAACCGCCAGGCCATCGCCAGCCAGCTCATGGGCGGCGGCAGCCAGCCGCTACAGGTAGCCTGCTATCCCGGACAGTTCGGCTGCGATGCCAAGGCGGTGACGGGTTATCCCTACGACCCGGCCAAGGCCAAGGCGCTGCTCAAGGCCGCTGGCTATCCCAACGGCTTCAGCACCGAGCTGTTCGCCTACCGCGACCGCGACGTGGCCGAGGCGATCATCGGTGAACTGCGCGCCGTGGGCATCGACGCCAAGTTGCGCTACCTGAAGTTCGCCGCCCTACGGGACCAACAGCGCGCCGGCAAGGTGCCCATGGCGCTGCTCGCCTGGGGCTCCTTCTCCATCGCCGATGCCTCGGCGTCCACCGGCGTCTATTTCAAGGGCAATGCCGACGACGTGGCCAAGGACCCGCAGGTGATCGACTGGCTCAAGGAAGCCGATACCTCCATGGACCCGGAGGTGCGCAAGGCGGACTACCGCAAGGCGCTGCAGCGGATCGCCGCACAGGCCTACTGGGCGCCCCTGTTCAACTACTCCGTGAACTACGCCTTCAACTCGGACCTGGCCTTCCAGCCCTATCCGGACGAGTTGCCCCGTTTCGCCCTGGCGCACTGGAACTGA